The following is a genomic window from Sciurus carolinensis chromosome 3, mSciCar1.2, whole genome shotgun sequence.
ATGAACTTGACCTTGGGTTGGACATTTCCAAGTATTTTCGGCTCATCACAAGGACAAGCTATGCGGTCAGTGTGGGCACTGCCCAGGGGTGTTCAAGAAGGCTCTGGTTCAGGGTGCAGCAGGCACTGACACGTCTCGGTAGATCCATGAGATGCGCGACCCTGGGACAGTGACCTGCTGCACCTCGCTGCCTCCACCGCCCTCCCTGCCTGCTGTCCCAGCTCAGGGCCATGCCCGCCCACAGCAGGGGAACCTCTCGGCGCTGCCCTTGTGGGAGTTTGTGCTGGAGGGGTTCAGAGGAGGTGTGGAGGTTCAAGCCCTGCTCTTTGCCGTCTTCCTGGCCCTGTACGTGGTGACCGTCCTGGGCAACGTCACCATGATTGTGGTCACCACCCTGGATGCCCGCCTGCactcccccatgtacttcttcctcaggaacctgTCCCTCCTGGACCTCTGCTACTCCTCCACCATCGCCCCCAACACCCTGGccaccttcctctcctcctccaaggCCATCAGCTTTGCGGGATGCGCCACCCAGCtattcttcttctcctttcttggTACCACTGAGGCTTTCCTCTTAGCAGTGATGGCCTACGACCGCTTGGTGGCCATCTGCAGCCCCCTGCAGTACCCTGTGACCATGTGTCCTGTGACATGTGCCCGCCTGGTGCTCGCAGCCTACTGTGGAGGCTGCCTCAACTCCATCGTAGAGACCAGCCTCACCTTCCAGCTGCCCTTCTGCAGCTCCAACCGCATcgaccacttcttctgtgacgtgcCCCCCCTGCTCCGGCTTGCCTGTGCCAACACGGCTCTCAACGAGCTGGTCATGTTCGGCCTCTGTGGGTTCATCATTGTGGGCACCACTCTTGTGGTTCTGGTCTCCTACGGCTACATCGCAGTGACCATCCTCAAGATGCGCTCGGCATCTGGGCGACACAAgctcttctccacctgtgggtcccacCTGACCGCCGTGTCCCTGTTTTATGGAACTGTGTTTGTGATGTACGGCCAGCCAGGAGCTGTGGAGTCCATGGAGCAGGGCAAGGTGGTCTCTGTCTTCTACACCCTGGTCATCCCGATGCTCAACCCCCTCATCTACAGCCTGCGGAACAAGGACGTGAAGGACGCGCTGAGGAGGCTGGGACACAGCCACGCAGAGGACAGTGTCCCGTGAGGCACAGTGTCCAGGGACCAAAGGGAGACCCACTCTCTTTCCCCCCTCCAcccttcctgcttcctcttctttcctcttcctttccaccTGCATTCGCCCTTACTTCCAGCACATGGTGGCCGGGCAGTCACTAAGCAGGAGGAATGAGTCTTGCTCTGACCTCCAGAGGTCTCCAGGGCAGAGCTGGGCAAGGCCAGGTCCCTCACCTGGGGAAACATGGGTGGGTACTCCTCCTGTTGCCCTCCAAAGGACCCCTCTTCATGAAACAGGCTGGTTTCCAGGCGTCCTCCCTAGGATGCTCTGTGGCTCTGGACTCATTGGGGTGGATGCACTTCTGATGGGTGCTTGGGGATGGGGAGGCAGGAGCCCATGCTCAGATGCTGCCAGATGCTAGTTCCCATCCTTTGGCTGCCCTGGGCTTGCTCACGTTTCCCTGCTGGCTGAGTGGGAGCCTCCTCCCACACATCAGACCTTTCCATTGGGGCAGTTCTGTCACATTGGCTCCCAGGCGTCCCCGGGTGCCTTGGCCAGCAGCTGCCTCACTGCTGTCTCTCTCGTCCTGtctgtctctgtgcctctgtgtccTTTCTTCTTACAGCAACTCCAGCCATGGTTAGGGCCCACCCAGGAGAGTGTCACCTCGTGGTAAGTAATCTATCTGCCAAGATCCTCTGTCCAGGTTAGGTCACATTCTGCGTTTCCAGGGGACACAACTGACCCCAGTCAGTTACGTCCCATGAGCCTCAGGGAGCTCGTGTCCTGCATTTGCTGCTGTTGGGGTCCTATGCTAATGCACTCAGTTCCAACCCGTGCCTGCTGAGCCTTCGTGTCTCACCAGTTACTGAGAAATCTCACTCTGGTTGGACGTAGGTGTGTCATCTTTCACTCCATGTTTTTGCTTTATGTGTTTTACATCTTCATTACTTATATGCAGATTAAATGTTCACATGATTGGGTTGGATGAAACATGTTCATTACTAAACatctctttataaataaaaaacacatctTAAAATTTATGTAGCTAATCCACCTTGTGATACGACTTACTTTGGTTCCTACTTTCATGCTTTCCATAGTCTATTAAAATCATGTCTCCTTCTCAATTTGTATGTAGGCTTACAACATCTTTTTCAATAGATAGATCTACCTTAATTTCATTGAGTGTGGTGCTACCTTGAGGAGGAAACGGTATGTTTTGGCAGGAGTAAAAATCATAGCCCGAGCAAACTGACACACCAAGCATGTCTGAAGGTCTGAGTCTGTTCAGTAAAATCATCCATTTCTGGTGGAGGCTGTTTGATTTGAAATGGTTCTTAAAGggaaacaaacaagcaagaatTTATCTGTTCTGTCCCATATGAATGGACCGAGAGTTCATGGTGCCTGGTCAATACAGTTCTCTGTCCACAAGGCTCATGGTGAGCCAAAGCTGCTTCTCAGATAGGAGTGCTTATCTGTCACTCAGTCTTCACAAGGGATAGCAGCTTCCCAGGAATCAGGATTACTGAGGACCACCCTTTGGGAAAACCCAGTGAGTGAGGGTTGGGCAGAGCTCTTTGGTGCCTGATCTCTCAAGAAGGCAGGACACCACGTTTCTTGAGGGAAGAGCACCGTGCCCACACAGCGTGCTCTGACCCAAAGTGGAGGCAAAGGCCACCTTGAGAACACACATGTCACGATGGTGACTGGACTCCAGCTGAGCCTCGAGACCCCATCATGACCAACAAGAGCACAGGCCACAGAGGAGCACGATGAGGTCACCAGTGGGCGAGCCCTCGGCCAAGCCAACAGGACTTCACACAGGACTAAGTGCCAGTTCATTTAAGAAAGTGGCATTAATAAGATGACATCAGAGAGTGGCAGGACGGGGCAGCTATAGATGCAAAGAGATGCCAAGAGAATTGTCTGTGATTCCCTCGTGAGAATGTATTTTGGATACTGAGTCAACAGCTGAATCTAAAAAACCACACCTGTATTGCACATCTGGGCATCAGACATTTGAATAATGATAGATGTCTGACGATATTAGTGAATCACTTTTCTTCAGATATGATAACAgtactttttgaaaataaaaagtgcatatctttttgaaaataaaaaaatccacaatttatAGATAACAGCTAAAATATGCATGGAAGATCGCATCACATCTGAAATTGCTCAGAACCACAGGAGGACATGGGAGAGCCAAAGGAAGTTGGGTGCTGGTTTGGCCGGGAGCTGCTTGCACATGGTGCCAGCGGGTGGCCCTTGCTGTTCCCTGCATCATTCCCTCCACTTTGCCCTATCTGAAGTTCAGGGCAGGGCACAGTGCTGTTCccatcctcccacctcccagTTTAAATCAGCCCTTCCATCAGCAGCTCATTTCCTCATTCACtgtaggaaaattattttatgtctttaaaaatatttcctctcatTCGGTTTTTCTGTTTCACAGTCACTTTGGTTGTTTCTGTGGTGGGTTATGAATATTTGACCCCCATGCCTGATCATCTCCATCTAGAGTTGATTTTGTCTGGACTAATAATTTTTTCAAGACTCTATTCTGTTAATTCAGTTTTGGGCTGTCTTTGCTTCCACATAATGTTTCTTTCATTGGTTTTCTGTTTACTTTGAACTCAAGGAGAAGtcaatagaaattattttggaAGGTTCAGTGTTGGGGTTCAAGATGATGGAATATAAGAGGGAGgccactttcctggctgctctgtggtgtgaaatcaagaaagcagacaggcagtttctcagcaaggtgggtggccaaaaaaaaaggtggggcaCTTCACTGAAATTTGATACtaaacattcaaagcagatcagggacttaGGAGGTAGGATATAATCAGGAAGGAATCCCCAATGCCACAGCTGCAGCCAAGGTGCCAGTCAGAGTTGCTCCTCTGCGAGCAAAGTGCAGGGGTAAGGGAATCAAAGTAGCCCACATTTTgaggaggcctgaggcatgtctgggtgtggagagtttagagatcaaagacactgacCACCTAAACTCAAAGGCACACTGTGCAATATCCTTGTGCAGGAAAGAAGTCCCATCTTTCCTGGCTGCAtgtggaggacagaggaaagaCCGTTCTGAAGTTGTGGGGCAGGGACCAGCAGCTGGGGGAGCTGGTTCCTGGCAAACCCAAATTTGGCCCATAATACAGGCCCGAAAACCCACACTGCATGACACAGGGGTGCCTGAGTGACCAGGAGAAAGTGGAACAAGGAGAGGTTCACACAGGGGCTACTGCTGTGGAAACCTACCCAGTCGCCCCTCCCCTTCCTATCTGGCTGCTCTGCAACCCACTGGGAGAGATGTGCCCAACTGGGGGTTGCGGGGATGGAGATGGGAGAGATGGAGTTTGGAGAATGACTCTGAGACCAGGAAACGTGGAGTCTGCAGGTGATGTAGGGGACTAAGAATGGGTTCCTCCACCACACGagaggaacccaggggagatcctcgggtacagtcttccagtgtggaccagcaCTTGCTGGGGCCTGGAGGTGCGCCGACTTGAGGTCTCTGGGCCAGTTgacattcagcaaagagcctggaacGCACCTAAGCCTAAGCCCCACCCCCAGGGGTTCTGCCTATGGCATCACCTCTCTACCTCCACACCCCACCCTGAGGGCAGAGCAAGCATCACACCACAGAAGaccccacctaacactgctgagaagggaagctgagaatctttcaAACTCCATTAGAAATAGTACTTCAACTTTtcatcaaaatcttttttttcctttttccttttctgtgtttaaTGGTGGCCTTcatggttcatggacatttatacatattcatatttgtttttttctctcgtTTCTAACAttttgaaggcagttatttttcatggatcagtattttgaagactaggatatttgattaatatatttcagttttgaattttttattttaaaaatttttactgtatatattttttctctcacttatctgtttaccttgattctccttttctcttttcttctacttatagccaatctctattgttctttcactttgtttaatattttacttctgtctttATTGTCCTTTCTCATAATTATCACATCCTACATCATGTATAttccttctctccctgtccaacatttgaaattgtaaaccctttgaAAACTCAGTTATTGTAGACAAtaactgatcacatcatttctgtttattgtgacgattaacattgtagatggcatagcaggaactattcgttttaatgctgtatattgtttgcattggttgttgttatttatattcCCCTAGTTGGTAAGGTACTGGAactcttcagggacattataagtctacagggtagaaactctattGCCACAGATTCATACTGTTAGCTGGGTAGACTCACAAACACTTGAAaggcaagggaacaaatcacccaaacaaaccaaatacttcaataacagaatccattgacaccacagtggaggaaatgtcagagaaggagtttacaATGTATGTAGTTAAGCTGATCTGCAAGGcaaaggacaatgtaaggagtgaaatcagagagaaaatacaggatgtAAAAagtcacttcaataaagagatattctgaaaaaaatcaagcaaaaattcttgaaatgaacgATTCAACaaaccaaattgaaaattcaatggaaagcatcataaACAGAGTAGACCACTTAGAcaacagagtttcaggcaatgaacacaaaatacataatcttgaaagtgaagatgttaagagaccatgaacacaacatccaagaaatatgggagaGCAtggaaagacaaaatttaagatttatcaggacagatgaagactcagagatacaagccaaaggaatgcacaatttttttcaatgaaataatatcagaaaatttctcagatctaaagaattaagtgaaaaatcaaatataaggcATACATGaccataaatatacaaaattacaacagacccagaccaaggcacactattatgaaaatgcccaacagaaaaaaaaaaatgcagttttaaaagcTTCAAAAGAAAACTGACTGGTCACCTTCAGAGAGAAGCCAATCCAGATTTCTCCACCCAGattctcaaagctaggaggtcttggaataatttataccaagctctgaaagaaaacggatgccagtCAAGTACCCaccaaaattaagcttcagaatttatgatgaaattaaaacattccatgataaacaaaagttaaaagaattcataactagaaagcctacactacaaacATActcaaaatattacatgaagaaatgaaaaataaaaatgaaaaccagcaaaagaaGGAAGtacactaaaagaatagtcaatcaaaggagaaactaattcaaattaaaaaccagaaataaatcaaaatgacagggaataaacaTCATTTATCAGtaaaaacactgaatataaatggtctaaactcatcaattaaaagacacagattcaaaaatatgctgtctccaagtgactcacctcatagacaaagacatccacagactgaaggtaaaaggatggggaaaagcataacATTCTCATGAATCTTGTAAACAAGTGGggatttctattctcatatcagataaagtggacttcaagccaaagttaatcagaaggaacaaagaaggacatttcatattgcttaagggtattatacatcaacaagacataacaatcataaatattcttgcctcaaacaatggagcatctacagatatcaaacaaacccttctcaatttcaagaagcaaatagactgcaatacaataatactgggtaactctCAGCATTGGATAGATCCTCAAACAAAAACTagataaagaagctatagaactaaaaaaaatacaattaataatgtagacttaacagatatatagagaatatttcatccctcaatgactgaatacacattcttctcagcagcctatggattcttttctaaaacagaccatatcttagcccacaaagcaattcttagaaaatacaaaatatagagaTAGTAttttgcattctatcagatcataatggaatgaaattagaaatcaatgataaaataaaaataaaagctactctaacacttggagactaaatattatgctattgaatggccaatggatagcagaagaaatcaggcgcaaaataaaaaaaatacttaaagataaagagaatggcaacacaacatatcaaaatctctgggacacaaggaaggcagttctaagaggaaatttcattgcattgagtttatTCACTAAaggaatagaaagtcaacaaataaataacctatcattatatctcaaagccctagaaaaagcagaagacagtagaagacaggaaataattgaaattagagctgaaatcaataaaattgaaacaaaaaattcaaaaaaaatcaaagaaaaaaaattggttctttaagaaaaaaaatcaaattgataaacccttagccaagttaactaagagaaagagaaaactaaaattattaaaatttgtgatgaaaaagaaaatgtcataatgaacactactgaaatacaaatgataatcagaaactattttgaaaatttagactctaataaaatagaaaatcttgaagatatcgacagatttctagagacatatgacctacccaaattgaatcaggaggacagaaaatttaaacagattaatatcaagcaatgaaataaattgaagacaccattgaaagcctaccaacaaagaaaagcccagaacaagacagattctcagccgagttctaccagaccttcaaacaagaactaacaccaatcatcctcaaattattccatgaaataggaaaggagcttggaccctttcaaactcattctatgaagctattatcaccctgataccaaaaccagacaaagacacaacaaggaaagaaaatttcagaccaatatccctgatgaaaatagatgcaaaaattctcaataaagtcCTGGCAAACTATatacaaaaagatattaaaagatagtgcaccatgatcaagtgggatacatcccaaggatgcaagtttggttcgacatatggaaatcaataaatgtaagcaATAGACGTAAAGaatcatgatcatctcaatagatgcagaaaaagcatttgacaaactaCATCATACATTCacgttcaaaacactaggaaaactatGGATAGTAGGAACCTACCTCAGcattataaaagttatatatgctaagctcatggccaacatcattctcaatggagaaaaactgaaaatattccctgtaaaaaggcagggatgtcctctttcaccacttctattcaacatcatccttgaaacactagccagaccaattaaatagctgaaagaaattaaagggatatgaataggaaaagaagaactcaaactatcactatttgctgatgacatgattctatatttagaatacccaaaaaactccaccaaaaaatttctagaactcataaatgaattcagtaaagtagcagcatgtgaaattaacatccataaatcaattgtgttcctatacatcagtgacaaatccactgaaagagaaattagaaaaactaacccattcatgatagcctggaaaaaaataaaatatttgggaatcaatctaacaaaaaaggggaaagacCTCTagagtgaaaactacagaacacaaaagaaagaaattgaaaaaaaccttagaagatggagagacctcccatgttctcaagcaggcagaattaatattgtcaaaatggacatactaccaaaagctccatacagatttaatgcaattcctattaaaattgtaatggtgttcttcatagaaatataaaaagcaataataaaatttatttggaaaactaagaggctcagaacagccaaagcaatcctcagcaagaaaagtaaaacaggaggcatcacaataccagattttgaatatactacagagctatagtaacaaaaatggcaaggtattagcaccaaaacaggcatgaagaatgttaggttggaatttgggcAACTGTAGGAGGGCGGAGCAACTGAGATGAAGGGCAGTGCACCAAACGGTGATCCATCAAACAGacaagaaaactccactgacccttaactccacctgttgacccttaactccactgacccttaactccacctgttaACCCTTAATTCCACTGACCCCTAATTTCACctgctgacccttaactccacctgtcacccctgcccattctggcctataaagaccctgggcagccagggccatgcacaattttctccagctccctacCCTTACCCCAGGGTTGGGAATTTCGCCTGAGGGCCAAATTCTAATAAAGCTTGCTTCACCACTTTCTGCCCAGTTTTATTTGGCGGCTAACCATGCCCCCAGCTTACATTTGGGGCTGAAACCCGGGAGGGTTTTCGGGTGGGTTGAGGCCCACCCCCTCCCTCAGAAGAACCGAAGATTCTGTTCCTttctgctcagctctgctccATTCCATTTCTCTTTATCCAGCATCAAACAGGGTAAGTTCCCTAAGGTTTTTCCATTTACCATTCCAATTTTTACCCTCTGTTCCGCAAGGGGTCCGTCCATGTGTGCGCCACAGACACCCCTGCCTGTTCCATTTGGGCTCTGGTGGCCGCAGAGACATCCCGGCCTCCAGTTAGCCCCCACTTATTCCTtcagtatgttttagatctcaagatggccCCCAAAGGGCGCTCAGGACCATTCACAAGCTTCTCTTTTTGGAATGTGGCGCTCGCCCCGCCCCTTCCTCTACCTCTTCCTCCACCCAAGGTCTCCTCGCAGGGCTGGTCCCAAACTCCACCCCCTCCATGTTCTGGCCAGaattcccctcctcttcctgtcctcctcctcctcagcggAAAGCCTACCCCTTCCTCCTGAGGACgcagctcctcttcctcctcagagccctcccacctcccacctcctacTCAGAACGTCCCTCCGCCCcgtctgttccctcctcccctgtgaGAGCACACACGTGATCTCATCAGACCCTCCCACCGCCTAACCCAGAGCTCTTTCTTCTCCATAGGTGGCTGGTGCGGAGGGCCTTGTGCGAATCCACGTTCCATTCTCACtcagggtctttctctgctgattcctctacttatattaaggaattgaAGTGTCTTTCCCAAGCTCGTAGTCTCACCTGGCCTCATGTTCACGTTATTCTCTCTTCTACTCTCACTCCAGACGAGCGAGCCCGCATCCAGCAGGCACACGGGACCACGCTGACCAAGCCCATTTAACGGACATAACTCTACCCACAGGAGCAGCAGTGGTTCCAATAACCGAACCAAACTGGAACTATGGGGAAGACCAGCAAGGCCGCCGTCACTGTGCTCGCATGTCCAACACCTCCTAGCAGGCATGCCagcagtctccaataaggtggtGAACTTGGATACACTGAGGGAAGTTACCCAGCATCCAGATGAGACCCCAGCCTCATTCTTAACCCCTTACAGAGGCCCGTACTAGATGTACTAAACTGGACCTGATCTCCCCTggggctacagtgctagcaacccaCCTCATTTCTCAATCAGCCCCTGATATAAGGAAAAAGCTGAGGAGGACCCTCAAACCCCTCTCCGAGATCTGGTGAAAGTGGCCTTTAAGGTCTATAATGCCCGAGAGGAATCAGCTGAATTGGCCAGGCAAGTTCATTTACAgaaaaggtgacactccaatcccaagcctCGGTAGATGCCCTGTGGCCTGCGGCTCCAGCGAGAACTTCAAAGGGGGTCCAGCAATCCTCTCCGCCAGGGGCTTGCTTCAAGTGCAGACGCGAAGGCCACTGGGCTCATCAGTGTCCAAACCCATGGCCCCCACCAGGCTGTGGACAGGCAAGAgggacactggaagagtgactgccctatggTCAGTCTCTCCCTGGCGCCTCTACACAGGGGTGTGACCAGCCGAGCGGTCccttcccatgagcttttgggattcgTGGGAGACTGAAGGAGCCCGGACTCGAGGACCCCTGCCACCCTCGCCAAGCCCAGGGTAACGCTCCAGGCAGCAGGTAAGTCCATAACTCTCCTTGTGGACACGGGGAcacctattctgtcttgcctgcccactctgggcctttatttccttcccaggtttcgGTTATGGGATTGATGGAAAagcctccttcccaagcagaacagctagattagcctgtgccctggagggacaCCCTTGTACACACTCCTTCCTGGTCATTCCCTCCTGTCCGGTCCACCTCCTAGGAAGATGTTCTCCAACCCCTAGAATCCACCCTACAGCtccttcccaggcacactgctagtgctcaccttctcCTACCTCTGGTTCTTACTCTCTCTAGCACCCCACACCACCTACCTACACTGCCCCCAGACCTGGTCGACCCCCAAGTCTGGGACACCTCCAAGCCAGGCATAgctcccaccacaagccagtcccCATCCAGCTGAGACCTCAAGCTAAGTTTCCCTCACGTGCCCAGTTTCCAATCTCCCgtactcacagggaaggacttaaacccattaGAGACTGgttgcttactcagggactcctcaTCCCTACTGACTCCCCCGTAACACCCCCATACTGCCAGCATGTAAGCCCTCAGGAACCTATCACTTGGTCCAGGACCTCCACCTAATTAATGAGGcagttattcccatccaccccGTGGTTCCTACCCTTACACCCTTCTTCCCACACTcccccttctaccacccacttcacagtcctggatCTCAGAGACGCGTTCTTTACAGTTCCCCTCCACCCTGACTCCTTCACTCTTTG
Proteins encoded in this region:
- the LOC124979558 gene encoding olfactory receptor 12-like is translated as MRDPGTVTCCTSLPPPPSLPAVPAQGHARPQQGNLSALPLWEFVLEGFRGGVEVQALLFAVFLALYVVTVLGNVTMIVVTTLDARLHSPMYFFLRNLSLLDLCYSSTIAPNTLATFLSSSKAISFAGCATQLFFFSFLGTTEAFLLAVMAYDRLVAICSPLQYPVTMCPVTCARLVLAAYCGGCLNSIVETSLTFQLPFCSSNRIDHFFCDVPPLLRLACANTALNELVMFGLCGFIIVGTTLVVLVSYGYIAVTILKMRSASGRHKLFSTCGSHLTAVSLFYGTVFVMYGQPGAVESMEQGKVVSVFYTLVIPMLNPLIYSLRNKDVKDALRRLGHSHAEDSVP